DNA sequence from the Fuscovulum ytuae genome:
CGCCGAGGCCAACACCGATTACGCGGTCGAGGTCGCGCGCCAAGTCTCTGGCCAAGTCGATCCCGACACCGCCCCCCTCATGGGGGCCGAGGATTTCAGCTTCATGCTGAACGAACGCCCCGGGGCCTATATCTTCGTGGGCAATGGCGACACGGCGATGGTCCACCATCCCGCCTATAATTTCGACGACAACGTGATCCCCTTCGGAGCAAGCTGGTATGCCGGGATGGTAGAGGCGCGGATGCCCGCCGCATGATCGCCACCACCCTCACAGCCGCCATCGCCGCGCTGCATGTCTATATTCTGGTGTTGGAGATGTTCCGCTGGGAACATCCCCGCACCCGCCGCGCCTTTGGCACGACCGAGGATTTCGCAAGGGCCAGCAAGACGCTCGCCGCGAACCAGGGCCTCTACAACGGCTTCCTCGCCGCAGGCCTCTTCTGGGCCGTCCTCGAAGGCACCACCACCGATGGCCGCCCCCTCGCCCTTTTCTTCCTGTCCTGCGTTCTGATCGCGGGCCTTTACGGTGCGGCGACCGCCAGCCGCCGCATCCTTTTCATCCAGGCGCTCCCCGCCGCGTTCGGCCTTCTCGCGGTCACGCTCAGCGTCTAATCATAAGACAGCTTGGTGGCCTTCCCGCGAAAGATCACATAGGCCAGCACCGTATAGCCAAGGATCATCGGCAGCACGACCAGCGTGCCGACAAGGATGATCGACAGGCTCTCCGTCGCCGCCGCCGCCTCCCAGATCGTCAACTGTTCCGGCACGATA
Encoded proteins:
- a CDS encoding DUF1304 domain-containing protein, with the translated sequence MIATTLTAAIAALHVYILVLEMFRWEHPRTRRAFGTTEDFARASKTLAANQGLYNGFLAAGLFWAVLEGTTTDGRPLALFFLSCVLIAGLYGAATASRRILFIQALPAAFGLLAVTLSV